A single window of Acanthopagrus latus isolate v.2019 chromosome 1, fAcaLat1.1, whole genome shotgun sequence DNA harbors:
- the mrpl45 gene encoding 39S ribosomal protein L45, mitochondrial, with the protein MAMPMRRTLVALHRATCSSLKNAEASLDVRHPVPLFLPVRTKKRYFIPPAVGVKGKREVNVESKAKAAGVVFRQEYFERPINIACTAGIFDPYVPPEGDARLSSLSKEGLKQRTEQLRQSAASQLAIRKIKEYDSQFVTKEFAEQAQEIFIEAHNYLTQFNREKLHSLVTERCYPDMTRGNRYKTIHWRFIESLEPPKVVHARCPDMVSKGNLYGQVTVRMHSKQTLAIYDRFGRLMLGSEEQPKDVLEYLVIERHLVNPYGRWRLHGKIVPSWAPAKDPIIKTVMIPGPKLEPGEEFDALSYNVPRPEPVQWNK; encoded by the exons AATGCTGAAGCGTCTCTGGATGTGAGACATCCCGTCCCACTTTTCCTGCCGGTCCGGACCAAGAAGCGGTACTTCATCCCTCCAGCAGTAGGTGTGAAGGGGAAAAGGGAAGTGAACGTGGAGTCCAAGGCCAAAGCAGCAGGCGTCGTCTTCAGACAGGAGTACTTTGAGAGGCCCATCAACATCGCCTGCACTG CGGGAATCTTTGACCCCTACGTTCCTCCGGAGGGCGACGCTcgtctttcctctctgtctaaAGAAGGACTGAAACAACGAACGGAACAGTTGCGACAGAgcgctgcctcacagctagC GATCCGTAAAATCAAAGAGTATGACTCTCAGTTCGTAACAAAGGAATTCGCAGAGCAAGCTCAAGAGATCTTCATTGAAGCTCACAACTATCTGACACA gttCAACAGGGAGAAGCTTCACTCCCTGGTGACAGAAAGGTGTTATCCT GATATGACGAGGGGGAACCGCTACAAGACGATCCACTGGAGGTTTATAGAGTCGCTGGAGCCGCCTAAGGTGGTGCATGCCCGCTGCCCCGACATGGTGTCCAAAGGCAACCTGTACGGCCAGGTGACGGTCCGCATGCACTCCAAACAG ACTCTGGCCATCTACGACCGCTTCGGGAGGCTGATGCTCGGCAGCGAGGAGCAGCCGAAGGACGTCCTGGAGTACCTGGTCATAGAACGACACCTCGTCAACCCCTACGGTCGGTGGAGGTTACACGGAAAAATAGTGCCGTCCTGGGCTCCCGCCAAAGATCCAATTATTAAG ACTGTCATGATTCCTGGTCCGAAGCTGGAGCCTGGAGAAGAGTTTGACGCCCTCAGCTACAACGTTCCCAGACCCGAGCCAGTTCAGTGGAACAAGTAG